The genomic DNA CGCGATCCATTACTTCTCCTCCTTCTTGTCTTCGATCTTCGCGGCCGAGGCGGACTCACCCGCCGCGTACCGTCCCGCCACCGACGTCTTGAGGACACGGATGCGCGTGCCACTGGCGACCTCGAGCGTCACCTCGCGCTCGGCCACCACCTGGATGCGCCCGATGATGCCCCCCTGCGTGACGACCTCATCCCCCTTCTTCAGGCTGGAGATGAGCTCGCGGTGCGTCTTGAGCTGCTTCTGCTGCGGGCGGATCATCATGAAGTACATGATGGCGAACAGACCGATGAAGAACGCGATGTTCCACGCGCCGCCGGGTCCACCCGCCGCCTGAGCCAGGACTAGATAGCTGTCAGCCACAAACCGCCTCGTCGCTTAAAGAGAGGGCCCTCACCGAGGCGCCGTCCACTTCTACCCGTAGACAACGCAAGAGCCGGAAAGGGGGGCCTCTTAGCAGCAGCCCCACACCCCGAGCAAGAGAACGACGAGCCGCCCCGGCCATTCCGTGGCGCGTCATGCCCGCCCGGCCCCCCCCAGGCCCCGTCCGGACCCCCTCCCGGGGCCTATTTCGTCCGCGTCCGCTCGGCTTCCTGGGCCCGGGCCTTCTCCCGGAAGTCGCGGGCGAAGGAGGCGTAGCGGTCCTCGGCGATGGCCTCGCGCACCTGCTTCATCAGGGTCAGGAAGTAGTGGAGGTTGTGCAGGGTGTTGAGCCGCATGGCGAGGATTTCCCCCGCCACGAAGAGGTGGCGCAGGTAGGCGCGGCTGAACGTGCGGCAGGTGTAGCAGGAGCACGCCGGGTCCACCGGCCGGGGATCCTTGGCCCAGGTGGCGTTGCGGATGACGAGCTTGCCCTCGGTGGTGAAGAGCAGCCCGTTGCGGGCGCAGCGCGTGGGCAGCACGCAGTCGAACATGTCCACGCCCTGCTCCACGCAGTTGATGAGATCCACGGGCGTGCCCACCCCCATGAGGTAGCGCGGCTTGTCGCGGGGCAGCAGGGGCGCCGAGTACGCCACGCCCTCGTACATGGCCTCGGGCGTCTCCCCCACCGCGTAGCCCCCGAGCGCGTAACCCGGCAGGTCCACCGCGCACACCTCCTCGGCGTGCGCCTTGCGCAGTTGCGGATCCATGCCGCCCTGCACGATGCCGAAGAGCGAGGAGCGCTCGCGGCGCCAGGCCTTCACGCACCGGTGCAGCCAGCGCGTGGTGCGCGCCAGGGACTTCTCCAGGTAGGCCCGGCTCTCGGTGGACGGCGGGCACTCGTCGAAGGCCATGATGATGTCCGCGCCGAGCGTCTCTTGAATCTCGATGGAGCGCTCGGGCGTGAGCAGCAACTTGCGCCCGTCCAGGTGGGACTGGAAGGCGGCGCCCTCCTCGGTGATCTTCCGCTTCTCCGAGAGGCTGAACACCTGGAAGCCCCCGCTGTCGGTGAGCATGGGGCGATCCCACGAGATGAAGCGGTGCAGGCCGCCCATCTCCCCCACCAGGTCATCTCCCGGCCGGAGCATCAGGTGGTAGGTGTTGCCGAGGATGATTTGAGCATCGAGCGTCAGCAGCTCATCCGGTCCCACGCCCTTGACGCTGCCCACCGTGCCCACGGGCATGAAGATGGGGGTCTCCACCATCCCATGCGGCGTGTGCAGCCGGCCCCGGCGCGCGCGCGTGCCCGAGGCGTCCTCGTGCAACAGCTCGTAGCGCACCAGGCTCGGCGGCACCCGGGTATCTCCCTTCTCCTCGCGCGGCTCTCCCATGGCGTCCTCGTGTCTCCCTACTCCGTCACCAGCATCGCATCGCCGTACGAGAAGAACCGGTAGCCGGCGGCGACCGCCTCCCGGTAGGCCGCCAGGGTGCGTTCACGCCCGAGCAGCGCGCTCACCAGTACCACCAGCGTGGAGCGCGGCAGGTGGAAGTTGGTGAGCAGCACGTCCACCGCCCGGAAGTCGAAGCCGGGGCGGATGAAGATCTCCGTCTCGCCCGGCCCCTCGCGCAGCGAGCCCGCCGCGGCGTCCCACGCCGACTCCAGCGTGCGCACCACCGTCGTGCCCACCGCCACCACCCGGCGCCCCTCGGCCTTCGCGGCGTTCACCGCCCGAGCCGTGGCCTCGGGCACGAAGTAGCGCTCCGGGTGCATCCGGTGTTTCTCCAGGTTCTCCTCGCGCACGGGCAGGAAGGTGCCGGGCCCCACGTCCAGTGTCACCTCCACGCGCTGGATGCCCCGGGCCGCGAGCGCCTGGAAGATCGCGTCCGTGAAGTGCAACCCCGCCGTGGGTGCCGCCACCGCGCCCGAGGCCCGCGCGTACACCGTCTGGTAGCGCTCGGCATCGGCCGCCTCGGGGGCCCGGGTGATGTAGGGCGGCAGGGGCAGCCGGCCCGCCTGGTTCAGCACCTCGGCGAGGGACGTGCCCGGCGCCGCCAGGAAGCGCACCCGGTACTCCCCTCCTCCAAGCGCCTCCAGGACCTCCGCGGCGAGCCCCCCGGAAAAGGAGAGGCGCGCTCCGGGCTTGAGGCCCTTGGACGCCTGACCGAGGCAGATCCACTCCAGCGCCTCGGCGTCACCGCCCAGGGCGTGTGACGTCAGCGTGGAGGACGCGGGGCGGACCACCAGCAGTTCCACCCGGCCTCCCGTGTCCGCCTTGGAGCCCAGGAGCCGGGCGGGGATGACGCGCGCGTCATTGACGACGAGCAGATCCCCCTCCCTCAGCAGGCCGGGCAGCTCGGCGAAGTGGCGGTGGGTCCATGCGCCCGAGGCACGGCTCACCACGAGGAGTCGCGATGCATCACGGGTCGCGAGCGGCGTCTGGGCGATCTGCGCCTCGGGCAGCGCGAAGTCGTAGTCGGAGAGCAGGGAG from Melittangium boletus DSM 14713 includes the following:
- the queA gene encoding tRNA preQ1(34) S-adenosylmethionine ribosyltransferase-isomerase QueA, yielding MSSLLSDYDFALPEAQIAQTPLATRDASRLLVVSRASGAWTHRHFAELPGLLREGDLLVVNDARVIPARLLGSKADTGGRVELLVVRPASSTLTSHALGGDAEALEWICLGQASKGLKPGARLSFSGGLAAEVLEALGGGEYRVRFLAAPGTSLAEVLNQAGRLPLPPYITRAPEAADAERYQTVYARASGAVAAPTAGLHFTDAIFQALAARGIQRVEVTLDVGPGTFLPVREENLEKHRMHPERYFVPEATARAVNAAKAEGRRVVAVGTTVVRTLESAWDAAAGSLREGPGETEIFIRPGFDFRAVDVLLTNFHLPRSTLVVLVSALLGRERTLAAYREAVAAGYRFFSYGDAMLVTE
- the tgt gene encoding tRNA guanosine(34) transglycosylase Tgt, producing MGEPREEKGDTRVPPSLVRYELLHEDASGTRARRGRLHTPHGMVETPIFMPVGTVGSVKGVGPDELLTLDAQIILGNTYHLMLRPGDDLVGEMGGLHRFISWDRPMLTDSGGFQVFSLSEKRKITEEGAAFQSHLDGRKLLLTPERSIEIQETLGADIIMAFDECPPSTESRAYLEKSLARTTRWLHRCVKAWRRERSSLFGIVQGGMDPQLRKAHAEEVCAVDLPGYALGGYAVGETPEAMYEGVAYSAPLLPRDKPRYLMGVGTPVDLINCVEQGVDMFDCVLPTRCARNGLLFTTEGKLVIRNATWAKDPRPVDPACSCYTCRTFSRAYLRHLFVAGEILAMRLNTLHNLHYFLTLMKQVREAIAEDRYASFARDFREKARAQEAERTRTK
- the yajC gene encoding preprotein translocase subunit YajC, with the protein product MADSYLVLAQAAGGPGGAWNIAFFIGLFAIMYFMMIRPQQKQLKTHRELISSLKKGDEVVTQGGIIGRIQVVAEREVTLEVASGTRIRVLKTSVAGRYAAGESASAAKIEDKKEEK